The following proteins are co-located in the Phragmites australis chromosome 10, lpPhrAust1.1, whole genome shotgun sequence genome:
- the LOC133883347 gene encoding glycosyltransferase BC10-like isoform X2 codes for MAPRSRSSSRRPLWIIVLIAFICAVVIGAYLYNPRHYTACYLVSSDACSSQPPPEPARVYTDDEIAARAIMRDVIRARPVQSKNPKIAFMFLTPSSLPFEKLWEKFFMVIWGTISMVDAEKRLLAHALHDSENQHFVLLSESCVPLHNFDYIYSYLMETNVSFVDCFDDPGPHGAGRYSEHMLPEIVKRDWRKGAQWFTVKRQHAVLILADALYYGKFKHYCKPGNEWHNCYSDEHYLPTLFNMADPTGIANWSVTHVDWSEGKWHPKAYRAVDTSFELLKNISSIDEIIHVTSNAKHVVMRRPCMWNGMKRPCYLFARKFYPEALDNLMNIFSNFTII; via the exons ATGGCACCACGCAGTAGGTCTTCATCTAGAAGGCCCCTCTGGATCATCGTCTTGATTGCTTTTATCTGTGCAGTAGTCATTGGAGCCTATCTTTATAATCCTCGGCATTACACAGCTTGTTACCTGGTATCATCAGATGCCTGTAGTTCTCAGCCTCCTCCAGAACCTGCTAGGGTATACACTGATGATGAGATTGCTGCCCGTGCTATCATGAGAGACGTTATTCGGGCACGGCCGGTGCAGTCAAAGAATCCAAAAATTGCTTTCATGTTCTTGACACCCAGTTCATTGCCTTTTGAGAAACTTTGGGAAAAGTTCTTCATG GTGATCTGGGGTACAATTTCTATGGTTGATGCTGAAAAGAGGCTCTTGGCTCATGCACTACATGATTCTGAAAACCAGCATTTTGTCTTGCTTTCTGAAAG TTGCGTACCACTGCATAACtttgattatatatatagttatcTCATGGAAACAAACGTCAGCTTTGTTGACTG TTTTGACGATCCTGGTCCACATGGAGCAGGTAGATATTCTGAACATATGTTACCTGAAATCGTGAAGAGAGATTGGAGAAAAGGTGCACAG TGGTTCACGGTGAAACGGCAGCATGCAGTTCTTATTCTCGCTGACGCCCTTTACTATGGAAAGTTCAAGCACTACTGTAAG CCAGGAAATGAATGGCATAACTGCTACTCTGATGAGCACTATTTGCCAACTCTCTTTAAT ATGGCTGATCCAACTGGAATTGCAAATTGGTCGGTGACACATGTAGATTGGTCTGAAGGGAAATGGCATCCTAAAGCCTATAGGGCTGTTGATACAAGTTTTGAGCTGCTCAAGAATATATCA TCCATTGACGAGATCATTCACGTTACCAGCAACGCAAAG CATGTTGTGATGAGAAGGCCTTGCATGTGGAACGGCATGAAGCGGCCCTGCTACCTGTTTGCTCGGAAGTTTTACCCCGAGGCACTCGACAACCTGATGAACATATTCTCCAACTTCACAATCATCTGA
- the LOC133883347 gene encoding glycosyltransferase BC10-like isoform X1, protein MAPRSRSSSRRPLWIIVLIAFICAVVIGAYLYNPRHYTACYLVSSDACSSQPPPEPARVYTDDEIAARAIMRDVIRARPVQSKNPKIAFMFLTPSSLPFEKLWEKFFMGHEDRYTIYVHASRDRPIHTSPIFTGRDIRSEKVIWGTISMVDAEKRLLAHALHDSENQHFVLLSESCVPLHNFDYIYSYLMETNVSFVDCFDDPGPHGAGRYSEHMLPEIVKRDWRKGAQWFTVKRQHAVLILADALYYGKFKHYCKPGNEWHNCYSDEHYLPTLFNMADPTGIANWSVTHVDWSEGKWHPKAYRAVDTSFELLKNISSIDEIIHVTSNAKHVVMRRPCMWNGMKRPCYLFARKFYPEALDNLMNIFSNFTII, encoded by the exons ATGGCACCACGCAGTAGGTCTTCATCTAGAAGGCCCCTCTGGATCATCGTCTTGATTGCTTTTATCTGTGCAGTAGTCATTGGAGCCTATCTTTATAATCCTCGGCATTACACAGCTTGTTACCTGGTATCATCAGATGCCTGTAGTTCTCAGCCTCCTCCAGAACCTGCTAGGGTATACACTGATGATGAGATTGCTGCCCGTGCTATCATGAGAGACGTTATTCGGGCACGGCCGGTGCAGTCAAAGAATCCAAAAATTGCTTTCATGTTCTTGACACCCAGTTCATTGCCTTTTGAGAAACTTTGGGAAAAGTTCTTCATG GGACATGAAGACAGATACACCATATATGTACATGCATCACGAGATAGGCCAATTCATACAAGTCCAATATTCACTGGCAGGGATATTCGAAGTGAAAAG GTGATCTGGGGTACAATTTCTATGGTTGATGCTGAAAAGAGGCTCTTGGCTCATGCACTACATGATTCTGAAAACCAGCATTTTGTCTTGCTTTCTGAAAG TTGCGTACCACTGCATAACtttgattatatatatagttatcTCATGGAAACAAACGTCAGCTTTGTTGACTG TTTTGACGATCCTGGTCCACATGGAGCAGGTAGATATTCTGAACATATGTTACCTGAAATCGTGAAGAGAGATTGGAGAAAAGGTGCACAG TGGTTCACGGTGAAACGGCAGCATGCAGTTCTTATTCTCGCTGACGCCCTTTACTATGGAAAGTTCAAGCACTACTGTAAG CCAGGAAATGAATGGCATAACTGCTACTCTGATGAGCACTATTTGCCAACTCTCTTTAAT ATGGCTGATCCAACTGGAATTGCAAATTGGTCGGTGACACATGTAGATTGGTCTGAAGGGAAATGGCATCCTAAAGCCTATAGGGCTGTTGATACAAGTTTTGAGCTGCTCAAGAATATATCA TCCATTGACGAGATCATTCACGTTACCAGCAACGCAAAG CATGTTGTGATGAGAAGGCCTTGCATGTGGAACGGCATGAAGCGGCCCTGCTACCTGTTTGCTCGGAAGTTTTACCCCGAGGCACTCGACAACCTGATGAACATATTCTCCAACTTCACAATCATCTGA
- the LOC133883347 gene encoding glycosyltransferase BC10-like isoform X3 has translation MRDVIRARPVQSKNPKIAFMFLTPSSLPFEKLWEKFFMGHEDRYTIYVHASRDRPIHTSPIFTGRDIRSEKVIWGTISMVDAEKRLLAHALHDSENQHFVLLSESCVPLHNFDYIYSYLMETNVSFVDCFDDPGPHGAGRYSEHMLPEIVKRDWRKGAQWFTVKRQHAVLILADALYYGKFKHYCKPGNEWHNCYSDEHYLPTLFNMADPTGIANWSVTHVDWSEGKWHPKAYRAVDTSFELLKNISSIDEIIHVTSNAKHVVMRRPCMWNGMKRPCYLFARKFYPEALDNLMNIFSNFTII, from the exons ATGAGAGACGTTATTCGGGCACGGCCGGTGCAGTCAAAGAATCCAAAAATTGCTTTCATGTTCTTGACACCCAGTTCATTGCCTTTTGAGAAACTTTGGGAAAAGTTCTTCATG GGACATGAAGACAGATACACCATATATGTACATGCATCACGAGATAGGCCAATTCATACAAGTCCAATATTCACTGGCAGGGATATTCGAAGTGAAAAG GTGATCTGGGGTACAATTTCTATGGTTGATGCTGAAAAGAGGCTCTTGGCTCATGCACTACATGATTCTGAAAACCAGCATTTTGTCTTGCTTTCTGAAAG TTGCGTACCACTGCATAACtttgattatatatatagttatcTCATGGAAACAAACGTCAGCTTTGTTGACTG TTTTGACGATCCTGGTCCACATGGAGCAGGTAGATATTCTGAACATATGTTACCTGAAATCGTGAAGAGAGATTGGAGAAAAGGTGCACAG TGGTTCACGGTGAAACGGCAGCATGCAGTTCTTATTCTCGCTGACGCCCTTTACTATGGAAAGTTCAAGCACTACTGTAAG CCAGGAAATGAATGGCATAACTGCTACTCTGATGAGCACTATTTGCCAACTCTCTTTAAT ATGGCTGATCCAACTGGAATTGCAAATTGGTCGGTGACACATGTAGATTGGTCTGAAGGGAAATGGCATCCTAAAGCCTATAGGGCTGTTGATACAAGTTTTGAGCTGCTCAAGAATATATCA TCCATTGACGAGATCATTCACGTTACCAGCAACGCAAAG CATGTTGTGATGAGAAGGCCTTGCATGTGGAACGGCATGAAGCGGCCCTGCTACCTGTTTGCTCGGAAGTTTTACCCCGAGGCACTCGACAACCTGATGAACATATTCTCCAACTTCACAATCATCTGA
- the LOC133931373 gene encoding cadmium/zinc-transporting ATPase HMA2-like: MGEAAVAAPGKCQKSYFDVLGICCPSEVPLVEKLLQPLPGIQKVTVIVPSRTVIVVHDTDTTSPSQIVKVLNQARLEASVRAYGSGAEKITNKWPSPYVLICGVFLVVSLFEHFWHPLKWSALVAAATGLPPIILRSIAAARRLTLDVNILMLIAVSGAIALKDYSEAGFIVFLFTTAEWLETRASRKATAGMSSLLSMTPQKAVLAETGQVVAAQDVNVNTVIAVKAGEIVPIDGVVVDGRSEVDESTLTGESFPVAKQPESQVWAGTLNIDGYIAVRTTAMSDNSAVAKMARLVEEAQNSRSNTQRLIDTCAKYYTPAVVVMAAAVAVIPVAVRAHNLKHWFQLALVLLVSACPCALVLSTPVATFCALLRAARTGLLIKGGDVLESLAKIKVAAFDKTGTITRGEFCVEEFQAVGRRVPMQQLLYWVSSIESRSSHPMASVLVDYAQSKSVEPKSDNVTEFQIYPGEGIYGEIDREGVYIGNKRILSRASCEAVPDMKDMKGVTIVYVACKKELIGVFTLSDSCRTGSAEAIKELSSLGIKSVMLTGDSAAAAAYAQNQLGNILEEVHSELLPEEKMRIVDELKAKHGPTLMIGDGMNDAPALAKADVGVSMGVSGSAVAMETSHITLMSNDIRRIPKAVQLARRTHRTIIVNIIFSVITKLAIVGLALAGHPLIWAAVLADVGTCLLVIMYSMLLLREKDGRKAKKCCASSQHGSHTKKHCVSRHCSDGPCMSTGGCKKSCSPHSAAGKHASDDHGHSHNRCKEPSNQQLTEKHACHDHGHSLNHCKEPSNQMLTEKHACHDHGHTHSHCKEQGNQLLIENHACHDHCKELSSPRFTNKHDCHDHEHNHCKEPNTSHSGSEGACHDHEHSHCEEHNHSHPAGEHAFHGHEHSHCKEPIALHSTGEHACHDHDHEHHCHAEQQTLHTAYTHHCHDHDHDHDHVEIEESRKDCHAELQHHHSHCCHEPHDHENSAAASVQQHSISIDAPSEDHEQHSHHAEEHKEEDCGSHLKVKDCAPSTDCVSKTCCSITSSKGCGSKDKDICSSWQVVCAREASRCCRSYVKCPSTSSCCSHSILKLPEIVVE, encoded by the exons atgggggaggcggcggtggcggcgcccgGCAAGTGCCAAAAGAGCTACTTCGACGTGCTGGGGATTTGCTGCCCGTCGGAGGTGCCCCTGGTCGAGAAGCTCCTGCAGCCACTGCCGGGGATCCAGAAGGTGACGGTGATCGTGCCATCCCGGACCGTCATCGTCGTCCACGACACCGACACCACCTCCCCATCTCAAATCG TTAAGGTTCTGAACCAGGCGAGGCTCGAGGCATCTGTTCGAGCTTATGGTAGTGGCGCAGAGAAGATCACGAACAAATGGCCGAGTCCGTATGTTCTTATCTGTGGGGTTTTTCTGGTCGTGTCGCTGTTCGAGCATTTCTGGCACCCCCTGAAGTGGTCCGCACTGGTAGCAGCAGCTACTGGCTTGCCACCGATCATTCTGAGAAGCATTGCAGCTGCTCGGAGGCTCACTCTGGATGTCAACATACTCATGCTGATTGCAG TTTCTGGGGCAATTGCTCTTAAGGACTATTCTGAGGCTGGGTTCATCGTCTTCCTCTTCACTACAGCTGAATGGCTTGAAACCAGGGCGAGCCGCAAG GCGACTGCTGGGATGTCATCACTACTGAGTATGACACCACAAAAGGCTGTTCTAGCTGAGACTGGTCAAGTGGTTGCGGCCCAGGACGTGAATGTCAATACAGTAATAGCTGTCAAGGCGGGTGAAATAGTTCCAATTGATGGTGTTGTTGTCGATGGAAGGAGTGAGGTTGATGAGAGTACCCTCACTGGGGAGTCCTTCCCAGTGGCCAAGCAGCCAGAGTCCCAGGTCTGGGCTGGCACACTCAACATAGATG GTTACATTGCTGTGAGGACAACTGCAATGTCCGATAACTCTGCAGTGGCTAAAATGGCAAGGCTAGTTGAAGAAGCGCAAAACAGTAGATCCAATACACAGAGGCTTATTGATACATGCGCCAAGTACTACACACCTG CTGTTGTTGTCATGGCTGCGGCAGTAGCAGTGATCCCTGTGGCTGTCAGAGCACACAACCTCAAACACTGGTTCCAATTGGCCCTAGTCCTTCTAGTGAGCGCTTGCCCATGTGCTCTAGTGCTGTCGACTCCGGTTGCCACCTTTTGTGCTCTACTGAGGGCTGCGAGGACAGGGCTCCTCATCAAAGGAGGGGATGTCCTAGAATCCCTGGCCAAGATCAAAGTTGCTGCTTTTGATAAAACCGGTACAATTACTAGAGGGGAGTTCTGTGTCGAGGAATTCCAGGCAGTTGGCAGACGTGTCCCCATGCAACAACTTCTTTACTG GGTTTCAAGCATTGAAAGCAGATCAAGCCACCCAATGGCATCTGTGCTTGTTGACTATGCTCAATCAAAGTCAGTGGAACCAAAATCTGATAATGTTACTGAGTTTCAAATCTACCCTGGAGAGGGGATTTACGGTGAAATCGACAGGGAAGGTGTATATATTGGAAACAAAAGAATTCTTTCAAGGGCCTCATGTGAAGCAG TTCCGGACATGAAAGACATGAAAGGAGTTACCATTGTATATGTTGCCTGCAAAAAGGAATTGATCGGAGTATTTACTCTATCGGATTCCTGCCGGACTGGATCAGCTGAAGCTATCAAGGAGCTGAGTTCACTGGGCATCAAGTCAGTGATGCTTACTGGGGATAGCGCTGCGGCAGCTGCATATGCACAGAACCAG CTTGGGAACATCCTAGAGGAGGTTCATTCTGAACTTCTTCCAGAGGAAAAAATGAGAATTGTTGATGAACTCAAGGCAAAACATGGCCCTACACTGATGATTGGCGATGGCATGAATGATGCCCCAGCATTGGCAAAGGCTGATGTTGGAGTCTCCATGGGTGTATCTGGTTCAGCTGTTGCGATGGAGACGAGCCACATTACTCTGATGTCCAATGACATCCGCAGGATCCCAAAGGCTGTACAGCTGGCGCGGAGGACACACCGGACTATAATTGTGAACATCATTTTCTCAGTAATTACCAAGCTTGCAATTGTTGGACTTGCACTAGCTGGACATCCGCTTATTTGGGCAGCCGTCCTTGCAGATGTTGGTACATGCTTGCTCGTGATCATGTACAGCATGTTGCTATTGAGAGAGAAAGACGGTCGAAAGGCAAAGAAATGTTGTGCTTCTTCACAGCATGGATCGCACACAAAGAAGCATTGTGTTTCCCGCCACTGCTCAGATGGTCCGTGCATGTCAACAGGCGGTTGCAAAAAATCATGCAGTCCACACTCAGCTGCTGGTAAGCACGCTAGTGATGATCATGGTCATAGCCATAACCGCTGCAAAGAGCCGAGCAACCAGCAGCTAACTGAAAAGCATGCTTGCCATGATCACGGGCATAGCCTTAACCACTGCAAAGAGCCCAGCAACCAGATGCTTACAGAAAAGCATGCTTGCCATGATCATGGCCATACCCATAGCCATTGCAAAGAGCAAGGCAACCAGCTGCTTATAGAGAACCATGCTTGCCACGATCACTGCAAAGAGCTGAGCAGCCCGCGCTTCACCAACAAACATGATTGCCATGACCATGAGCATAACCACTGCAAAgaaccaaacacttcacattcTGGCAGTGAGGGAGCGTGCCATGACCATGAGCATAGCCACTGCGAAGAACACAACCATTCACATCCTGCAGGTGAGCATGCTTTCCATGGGCATGAACATAGCCACTGCAAAGAACCGATTGCTTTGCATTCTACTGGTGAGCATGCTTGCCATGACCATGATCATGAGCATCACTGCCATGCTGAACAGCAAACTTTGCACACTGCGTATACGCACCACTGCcatgaccatgaccatgaccacgaccatgTGGAGATTGAGGAATCAAGGAAGGACTGCCATGCTGAGCTACAGCACCACCACAGCCATTGCTGCCATGAACCTCATGATCATGAGAACAGTGCAGCTGCCTCAGTTCAACAACACTCGATATCAATCGATGCTCCATCTGAAGATCACGAACAGCATAGCCACCACGCTGAAGAGCACAAAGAGGAAGACTGTGGGAGCCATCTGAAGGTGAAAGACTGCGCTCCTTCCACTGACTGCGTCAGCAAAACCTGTTGCAGCATAACCAGCAGCAAGGGGTGTGGAAGCAAAGACAAAGACATCTGTTCAAGCTGGCAGGTTGTCTGTGCCAGGGAGGCCAGCCGGTGCTGCAGGAGCTACGTGAAGTGCCCCAGTACGAGCAGCTGCTGCAGCCACAGCATACTGAAACTGCCGGAGATCGTAGTAGAGTAA